Proteins from one Gimesia maris genomic window:
- a CDS encoding cell envelope integrity protein TolA — MRLIPIRLFCFVTGLVCCLGSSGGQEKETPSKTRIHASRIQENVARIYREMPGLEPSASRSRITDGEPGKAHLVPVTLPSILPARLKEAKTTVQLPSEFSDVAEGGGGRFLIFYLKKLNQLAVFDVSAARIIKYLPLDAEDVAIAASADKLLVVARDKGFIRRYDLLTFEQELTKPLPEPDMFYRIAMGSASNGPFLLCSGEQLPKQWVLYDLATLEPNGMQVEADRFDVRGGRELLLRASANGRLFTLHDLHHAASIVVGQKSITKHFNTHSGGYPFPSADGKTIYLNGKVYNREMKPQASPFKLPGIPSSTGDFFLTRGDDAKSSTLQIMQPGNPEPLVSVPDIGEPTQGPYYALWRGRENGYRLYFVPDAKMLIFLPLDNRQIELHRFDFEQALKKSGKDYLFLASRPPLTVARGATYTYQVNVNSSPAKVKYTMTIGPEGMTVSPEGLVKWQVPHDFAGKQTEVVLTISNEAGKEVLQTCKLGIEGENTAPETASKEAVTSPDADISTATNSTEMPVIKPVSFKEDQKQIQLPAPMTDLVVGGGGRYLIMYLKNLKRLAVFDCSQAAIVKYLPVDSEDVLIAASGYHLIVLLRDKMLIQRWNLKTLQRELMIPAPTTVPVGGMVMGSASQGPLVLICDTGPSFLFLDPNTMQPIELELMRGSDRNRGTYRGVESRYLKYAHASANGRVIAVGETILLLNDMTYERRLSPRLFRSSGVRKEKDYGMRPNTDGSLIYAPLALYSINMARKESHRHGENLLIPATQPGFCVSVTGHYSRKGSTGVALCLEGESTPFAELKQVDVSLNRLPPDRVFSFTGMAYTKRYTLVPDARLLIQIPTGEDRLILHKVNPELLLKQSDHNYLYVTSGSLSEAHLGKPWQHQIEVQSKQGGVKYQVSYGPKGMVVSPTGLITWTPPEDFASPEEGTVFNVQDQSGKSIMHSVKVSIPGAAENAARRAEEQLAQFKAVKEAQERQAKERRSQEMEKQKQRQLQKPAQSRMRRTPTRQPRAVTTEYAVKVGPIAKAKAEANARAQLQQQIEKLNQQKLNLRTRAWTDQKGNQFEAQLTRVFAGNGYFSTPVMKRDQSNLTLKLPLKKLSTEDRKYVNTITGYLADKRKLFETIQTEEHSPRLSMSQITSGLEPFTFRGSHLVPPYSVDPEGKPLLSWRVQILPAIGGYDLFQLFHHDEPWDSPHNRQLIPFMPDFYRSPDSKADTGKANLLGVSGKHSLFSTAEEDEKPELKDSHNKTALLVEVPDSLAVEWTKPADWEFMDQNSIKSLYGFRPDGFYVLFADGKSEFISSSNSLSTLSRMFTCDDGQSYELKK, encoded by the coding sequence ATGCGGTTGATTCCAATACGGTTATTCTGTTTTGTAACGGGCCTGGTCTGCTGCCTCGGTTCATCAGGGGGACAGGAGAAAGAGACGCCGTCGAAAACACGGATTCATGCCAGCCGCATTCAGGAAAATGTCGCGCGGATCTACCGCGAGATGCCCGGCCTGGAGCCATCAGCGTCGCGCAGCAGAATCACGGACGGAGAACCGGGGAAAGCGCACCTGGTGCCGGTGACACTGCCTTCGATTCTGCCCGCCCGCTTAAAGGAAGCGAAAACGACGGTGCAGCTGCCTTCCGAATTCAGTGATGTTGCCGAAGGGGGCGGCGGGCGGTTTCTGATTTTCTATCTGAAAAAACTCAATCAGCTGGCCGTATTTGATGTGTCCGCGGCCCGGATTATCAAATATCTGCCTCTCGATGCGGAAGATGTAGCGATTGCCGCCAGCGCGGACAAGCTGCTGGTTGTGGCGCGCGATAAAGGTTTTATCCGACGCTATGACCTGTTGACTTTCGAGCAGGAACTGACAAAGCCGTTACCGGAACCGGACATGTTCTACAGAATCGCAATGGGCTCTGCGTCGAATGGTCCCTTTCTGCTGTGTAGCGGAGAACAACTCCCTAAACAATGGGTGCTCTATGATCTGGCAACGCTGGAGCCCAATGGAATGCAGGTTGAAGCAGATCGCTTCGATGTCCGCGGGGGCCGCGAACTGCTGCTCCGTGCTTCAGCCAACGGGCGTCTGTTTACACTGCATGATCTGCATCATGCAGCAAGTATCGTGGTGGGCCAGAAATCGATCACGAAGCATTTCAATACCCATTCCGGCGGCTATCCCTTTCCCAGCGCGGACGGTAAAACCATTTATCTGAATGGGAAAGTTTACAACCGCGAAATGAAACCCCAGGCTTCGCCTTTCAAGTTACCAGGTATTCCAAGCAGTACCGGCGATTTCTTTCTGACGCGTGGCGATGACGCGAAGAGTTCTACTTTGCAGATCATGCAGCCAGGTAATCCCGAGCCTCTGGTATCCGTTCCTGACATTGGTGAGCCGACACAGGGGCCTTATTACGCGCTATGGAGAGGGCGTGAAAATGGTTACCGGTTGTATTTCGTGCCCGATGCTAAAATGCTGATCTTTCTGCCCCTTGATAATCGCCAGATTGAGCTCCACCGGTTCGATTTTGAACAGGCCTTGAAGAAGTCTGGTAAGGATTATCTGTTCCTGGCCAGTCGTCCTCCTTTAACCGTTGCGCGGGGAGCCACTTATACTTACCAGGTCAACGTGAACAGCAGTCCGGCAAAGGTGAAATACACAATGACTATCGGCCCGGAGGGGATGACCGTGAGCCCCGAAGGACTGGTGAAGTGGCAGGTCCCCCACGACTTTGCCGGAAAACAGACCGAAGTTGTGCTGACCATTTCCAATGAGGCAGGCAAGGAAGTTCTGCAGACCTGCAAATTAGGAATCGAGGGAGAGAATACTGCTCCCGAAACCGCGTCTAAAGAAGCAGTGACCTCTCCCGATGCAGATATCAGCACAGCGACGAACTCTACGGAAATGCCTGTTATTAAACCGGTTTCATTCAAGGAAGATCAGAAGCAGATCCAACTGCCGGCACCGATGACCGACCTGGTGGTGGGCGGGGGCGGACGCTATCTGATCATGTATTTAAAAAATCTGAAGCGGCTGGCAGTCTTTGACTGTTCCCAGGCAGCCATCGTGAAGTACCTCCCTGTCGATTCAGAAGATGTTCTGATCGCGGCCAGCGGATATCATCTGATCGTCCTGCTTCGCGATAAGATGTTAATCCAGCGCTGGAATTTAAAGACACTGCAGCGCGAATTGATGATCCCCGCGCCCACCACGGTTCCGGTGGGAGGGATGGTAATGGGCAGCGCTTCACAAGGACCTCTGGTGCTGATCTGTGATACGGGGCCGTCGTTCCTGTTTCTTGATCCGAATACCATGCAGCCGATCGAGCTGGAATTGATGCGCGGATCGGACAGGAACCGTGGTACCTATCGTGGCGTCGAGTCGCGTTATTTGAAATACGCGCATGCGTCGGCAAATGGTCGGGTGATTGCTGTCGGAGAGACGATTCTATTACTGAATGACATGACTTATGAGAGACGTCTCAGTCCCCGACTGTTCAGGTCTTCTGGAGTGAGGAAGGAAAAAGATTACGGGATGCGTCCCAATACAGATGGCAGTCTGATCTATGCTCCACTCGCGCTCTATTCAATAAATATGGCTCGAAAGGAGAGTCACCGACATGGGGAGAATCTGCTGATTCCCGCAACACAGCCCGGGTTCTGTGTTTCTGTCACCGGGCATTACAGCAGGAAGGGGAGTACCGGGGTGGCACTCTGCCTGGAAGGCGAATCGACACCGTTTGCTGAACTGAAACAGGTGGATGTTTCCCTGAATCGTCTGCCACCAGATCGCGTTTTCAGTTTCACAGGCATGGCTTATACCAAACGCTACACCCTGGTGCCTGATGCCCGTCTGCTGATCCAGATTCCCACAGGAGAAGACAGGCTGATACTCCACAAGGTCAATCCAGAGTTACTGCTGAAACAGTCTGACCACAATTATCTGTATGTGACTTCGGGCTCACTGTCTGAAGCGCACCTGGGAAAACCGTGGCAGCATCAGATCGAGGTGCAATCGAAGCAGGGCGGAGTGAAGTACCAGGTTTCCTATGGGCCCAAGGGTATGGTTGTTTCGCCCACGGGCCTGATCACCTGGACGCCGCCGGAGGACTTCGCCTCTCCTGAAGAGGGCACCGTTTTCAATGTCCAGGATCAGTCCGGGAAATCCATCATGCATTCAGTGAAGGTTTCGATACCGGGCGCAGCGGAGAATGCAGCCCGTCGTGCAGAGGAGCAATTGGCACAGTTCAAAGCCGTCAAAGAGGCTCAGGAACGTCAGGCCAAAGAACGTCGCAGCCAGGAAATGGAGAAGCAGAAACAGAGGCAGCTGCAAAAGCCGGCCCAGAGCAGGATGCGCAGAACTCCGACCAGGCAGCCTCGGGCAGTTACAACCGAGTATGCAGTCAAAGTCGGCCCGATTGCCAAGGCCAAGGCTGAAGCCAATGCGCGAGCCCAGTTGCAGCAACAGATCGAAAAGCTGAACCAGCAGAAGCTGAATCTGAGAACCCGGGCCTGGACAGACCAAAAAGGCAACCAGTTTGAAGCACAACTGACGCGTGTGTTTGCCGGGAATGGATATTTTAGTACCCCTGTTATGAAACGGGATCAAAGCAACCTCACCCTCAAGCTGCCTCTGAAAAAGTTAAGTACCGAAGATCGTAAATATGTGAATACGATCACCGGGTATCTGGCTGATAAACGCAAATTATTTGAAACAATTCAGACTGAAGAACATTCGCCGCGACTGAGTATGTCGCAAATTACATCTGGCCTGGAACCGTTTACCTTCAGAGGTTCGCATTTAGTTCCGCCTTACTCCGTTGACCCTGAAGGCAAACCCTTGCTCAGCTGGCGCGTGCAGATATTACCTGCGATCGGCGGCTACGATCTGTTTCAACTGTTTCACCACGATGAACCCTGGGACAGTCCGCATAACAGACAGCTGATTCCATTTATGCCCGATTTTTATCGCTCTCCCGATTCTAAAGCAGATACGGGAAAGGCGAACCTGCTGGGAGTTTCCGGTAAGCATAGTCTGTTCTCTACAGCTGAAGAAGATGAGAAGCCTGAGTTGAAAGATAGCCATAATAAGACGGCTTTACTGGTAGAAGTCCCAGACAGTCTGGCAGTCGAATGGACGAAGCCGGCTGACTGGGAGTTTATGGATCAGAATTCCATTAAATCTCTGTATGGTTTTCGTCCAGATGGTTTTTATGTCCTGTTTGCCGATGGCAAATCGGAGTTTATTTCCAGCAGCAACTCCCTGAGTACTCTGTCCCGGATGTTTACCTGTGATGACGGGCAGTCTTACGAATTAAAAAAATAA
- a CDS encoding DUF1559 family PulG-like putative transporter: MAIEFQCKQCGKSYRVTDEKSGWRVKCKACSALIMIPVPAKEDLEFLDVLEEEDLEEYEDISYLVDRKKSSPFGTEQNASPESDRTGKWILLGGGTLVVLLLVGLGLYLTLPAGQEVEQVAESDQPAFEPPVKSEPEAAPSGPILSKPDEPKSVEPKPVTSKPVEEPKPMVPRPVAPKQAEPKLAKSRPVEPMPVKPKPVAPKPAESKPAKPEPTAMPVVKATPKKPEAPAVVKAEPVEEIVTQETMSPERYHKVEDSLSKIMNAFHNYSQTHRGLVPDPKIFKHYYDDQGRLKVSWRVHLLPFLEEELLYQRFKLDEAWDSPINQAAAKYMPAIYRSPETPAASNQTRFRGFEDPESVAQPATAGRARGRGTSSVASIFTVGSRGRMRDVIDGISNTVMLIETGPDQAVEWTKPGELDLASVSKSIGKTPLGIPTAFIDGRIRLLKSSIDDETWRSVIHPADRAKVDLDKLLLKVRRPIKVTTPENNLVQLKKISSGLLSFINSHRRFPPATEHVIKGKELLSWRVHLLPSLGAHTLYAQFKLDEPWDSPHNIKLLELMPDVYECEGVTQPGLTSIMKFVGPGTPFQVDKPGPTYSRIPDGRKYTILYVKAGPDKAVPWTKPEDLTLDLENPHQSLGTIKGDHFQAGIADGTVREIKTDISAEKLKNLINHQDGQVVGDF; this comes from the coding sequence ATGGCCATTGAATTTCAGTGCAAGCAATGCGGTAAGTCTTATCGGGTTACGGACGAGAAAAGTGGTTGGCGGGTGAAATGCAAAGCCTGCTCGGCGCTGATCATGATCCCTGTGCCTGCTAAAGAAGATCTGGAATTTCTGGATGTGCTCGAAGAGGAAGACCTGGAGGAGTATGAGGACATTTCCTACCTGGTGGATCGAAAGAAAAGCAGTCCTTTCGGAACGGAACAGAACGCTTCTCCAGAGAGTGACAGGACAGGGAAGTGGATTCTGCTCGGCGGTGGAACGCTTGTGGTATTGTTGTTGGTCGGCCTGGGTCTGTACCTGACCTTGCCCGCAGGTCAGGAAGTAGAGCAGGTTGCAGAAAGCGATCAACCTGCCTTTGAGCCGCCAGTAAAAAGCGAACCGGAAGCAGCGCCATCGGGGCCGATCTTGTCTAAACCCGACGAACCAAAATCAGTCGAACCCAAGCCGGTGACATCGAAGCCTGTCGAAGAACCAAAGCCAATGGTTCCCAGGCCTGTCGCGCCGAAGCAGGCAGAACCGAAGCTGGCAAAATCCAGGCCGGTTGAGCCCATGCCGGTGAAACCGAAGCCGGTCGCACCAAAGCCCGCAGAATCAAAACCAGCCAAACCAGAGCCGACTGCCATGCCGGTAGTGAAAGCTACTCCCAAAAAGCCTGAGGCACCCGCAGTGGTTAAGGCGGAACCGGTAGAGGAAATCGTGACACAGGAAACGATGTCACCTGAGCGATATCATAAAGTAGAAGATTCATTATCGAAAATCATGAATGCATTTCATAATTACTCTCAAACCCACAGGGGATTAGTGCCCGATCCCAAAATTTTCAAGCATTACTATGATGATCAGGGGCGTTTGAAGGTCAGCTGGCGCGTGCATCTGCTCCCCTTTCTGGAGGAAGAGTTGTTGTATCAGCGATTCAAGCTGGATGAAGCCTGGGACAGTCCGATCAATCAGGCGGCTGCCAAATACATGCCTGCAATCTATCGCTCTCCTGAAACACCCGCGGCTTCGAATCAGACTCGCTTTCGTGGATTTGAAGATCCGGAAAGTGTCGCACAGCCGGCAACTGCCGGGCGGGCGCGGGGCAGGGGGACAAGCTCTGTGGCCTCAATATTTACAGTCGGCTCAAGAGGAAGGATGAGGGATGTCATTGATGGGATTTCCAATACCGTCATGCTGATCGAAACGGGGCCCGATCAGGCCGTAGAATGGACGAAGCCGGGAGAATTGGATCTGGCTTCCGTATCCAAATCCATCGGCAAGACTCCGCTGGGTATTCCTACCGCCTTTATTGATGGAAGAATCCGTTTACTGAAATCGAGCATTGATGATGAGACCTGGCGGAGTGTCATTCATCCTGCCGATCGAGCCAAAGTCGATTTAGACAAGCTGTTGCTTAAGGTTCGCAGGCCGATAAAAGTGACGACTCCTGAAAACAATCTGGTTCAGTTGAAGAAAATTTCGTCTGGACTTTTGAGCTTCATCAATTCGCATCGTCGATTTCCCCCCGCCACTGAGCATGTGATCAAAGGGAAGGAGCTGTTAAGCTGGCGCGTGCACCTGCTGCCGTCCCTGGGGGCGCATACGTTGTATGCCCAGTTCAAGCTGGATGAGCCCTGGGACAGCCCGCATAATATCAAACTGCTGGAGCTGATGCCGGATGTTTATGAATGTGAAGGTGTGACGCAGCCCGGGCTGACTTCGATCATGAAGTTTGTCGGCCCCGGTACTCCCTTCCAGGTCGATAAACCAGGTCCCACGTACAGTCGCATCCCAGACGGCAGAAAGTACACAATCCTGTATGTCAAAGCAGGACCGGACAAAGCGGTTCCCTGGACGAAGCCGGAGGACCTGACCCTCGATCTGGAGAATCCTCACCAGTCACTGGGAACCATCAAGGGAGATCATTTTCAGGCCGGGATCGCGGATGGAACCGTACGCGAAATTAAAACAGACATCTCTGCTGAAAAATTAAAGAATCTGATCAATCATCAGGATGGGCAGGTCGTCGGTGATTTTTAA
- the katG gene encoding catalase/peroxidase HPI: MKTHIKRFVSSCAMFCIAGAAFAQQHPPLTKEAAQQADKKQDISKCPVMGGASHPSQRATAAGSMSNGDWWPNQLNLDVLHQNSKKSNPMGEDFDYAAEFQKLDLAAVKKDIKKLMTSSQDWWPADYGHYGPLFIRMAWHSAGTYRVTDGRGGASDGTQRFAPLNSWPDNANLDKARRLLWPIKQKYGRKISWADLMVLTGNCALESMGFKTFGFAGGREDVWEPQKDVYWGPESEWLGDKRYTGDRELENPLAAVQMGLIYVNPEGPNGKPDPLAAARDIRDTFGRMAMNDEETVALIAGGHTFGKAHGAATPKGNVGPEPEGASLAEQGLGWKNKYKKGNAGDTITSGLEGAWTSTPTQWSNGYFDNLFGYEWELVKSPAGAWQWTPKEESAKGTVPDAHDPEKSHAPMMFTTDLALKMDPAYGKISKRFHENPDEFAAAFAKAWYKLTHRDMGPVSRCLGPEVPAAQLWQDPVPAVDHKLIDKQDIAELKAKVLASELTVPELVSTAWASASTFRGSDNRGGANGARVRLAPQKDWKANDPAQLAKVLKTLEQIQSEFNSERTDGKKVSLADLIVLAGSAAVEEAAKKAGHEVQVPFTPGRTDATDEMTDVEAFAVLEPKADGFRNYQDHGHVYDRPAAEMLVDRANLLTLTAPEMTVLVGGMRALNANAANSSLGVFTNQPGTLTNDFFVNLLDMNTKWDKSKMCEHFYEGRDRKTDQVKWMASSVDLVFGSNSQLRAIAEVYGSEDAEQKFVNDFVAAWTKVMNLDRFDLDRSQQKAAKAVAVGQR; encoded by the coding sequence ATGAAAACTCACATTAAGCGTTTCGTTTCGAGCTGTGCGATGTTCTGCATCGCAGGAGCCGCGTTTGCTCAGCAGCATCCGCCTCTGACGAAAGAGGCCGCTCAACAGGCTGACAAAAAACAGGACATCAGTAAATGCCCGGTGATGGGGGGCGCCAGTCATCCCTCACAGAGAGCTACTGCAGCCGGCAGCATGTCGAATGGAGACTGGTGGCCGAACCAGTTGAATCTGGATGTGTTGCATCAGAACTCGAAGAAGAGTAATCCGATGGGCGAAGATTTCGACTACGCCGCGGAGTTTCAGAAACTCGACCTGGCAGCCGTCAAGAAAGACATCAAAAAGTTGATGACATCCTCTCAGGACTGGTGGCCTGCGGACTACGGTCATTATGGTCCGCTGTTTATTCGCATGGCCTGGCATAGCGCGGGCACGTATCGCGTGACCGATGGTCGCGGCGGTGCTTCGGATGGTACACAACGCTTTGCACCCCTTAACAGCTGGCCCGACAATGCGAACCTGGACAAAGCCCGGCGATTGCTCTGGCCCATCAAACAGAAGTACGGTCGTAAAATATCCTGGGCTGACCTGATGGTTTTAACCGGAAACTGCGCACTGGAATCAATGGGATTCAAAACGTTTGGATTCGCCGGCGGTCGCGAAGATGTGTGGGAACCACAGAAGGATGTGTACTGGGGCCCGGAAAGTGAATGGCTGGGCGACAAACGCTACACGGGGGATCGGGAGTTGGAGAACCCGCTCGCCGCCGTACAGATGGGTTTGATTTACGTCAATCCGGAAGGACCGAACGGCAAGCCTGATCCACTGGCAGCAGCCCGCGACATTCGTGATACCTTCGGTCGGATGGCAATGAATGATGAAGAGACGGTCGCGTTGATCGCCGGCGGACATACATTCGGAAAAGCGCACGGCGCTGCCACTCCCAAAGGCAACGTGGGTCCCGAACCGGAAGGGGCGAGCCTCGCAGAACAGGGATTAGGCTGGAAGAACAAATATAAAAAAGGGAACGCAGGCGATACAATCACCAGCGGTCTGGAAGGTGCCTGGACCTCCACGCCGACCCAATGGTCGAACGGTTACTTCGATAACCTGTTCGGGTATGAGTGGGAACTGGTGAAAAGTCCCGCCGGTGCCTGGCAGTGGACTCCCAAAGAAGAGTCTGCCAAGGGAACCGTTCCTGACGCACACGATCCGGAAAAATCCCATGCACCGATGATGTTCACGACCGACCTGGCGCTCAAGATGGATCCTGCGTACGGCAAGATTTCCAAACGCTTCCATGAAAACCCCGATGAGTTTGCCGCTGCCTTCGCGAAAGCCTGGTACAAACTGACTCACCGCGATATGGGACCTGTGTCCCGCTGCCTGGGACCCGAGGTGCCAGCCGCTCAGTTGTGGCAGGATCCGGTGCCCGCCGTCGATCATAAACTGATCGACAAGCAGGATATCGCTGAACTGAAAGCCAAAGTGCTGGCTTCGGAATTAACGGTTCCCGAACTGGTTTCAACAGCCTGGGCGTCGGCTTCGACCTTCCGTGGCTCCGATAACCGTGGTGGTGCCAACGGTGCCCGCGTTCGTCTGGCTCCGCAGAAAGACTGGAAAGCCAACGATCCGGCTCAACTGGCAAAAGTGCTTAAGACGCTGGAGCAGATTCAGTCCGAATTCAACAGTGAGCGGACCGATGGGAAAAAAGTATCTCTGGCAGACCTGATCGTGCTGGCGGGTTCCGCTGCTGTCGAAGAAGCGGCGAAAAAAGCCGGGCATGAAGTGCAAGTGCCCTTCACACCGGGACGTACCGATGCGACTGACGAAATGACAGACGTGGAAGCATTCGCTGTGCTGGAACCCAAGGCGGATGGATTCCGTAACTACCAGGATCACGGTCATGTTTACGACCGACCCGCGGCGGAGATGCTCGTGGATCGTGCCAATCTGTTGACGCTGACAGCACCCGAGATGACGGTTCTGGTTGGTGGCATGCGGGCGTTGAATGCCAACGCGGCTAATTCTTCGCTGGGTGTGTTCACAAATCAGCCGGGTACGTTGACGAATGACTTCTTCGTGAACCTGCTCGACATGAATACCAAATGGGACAAGTCCAAAATGTGCGAGCACTTTTATGAAGGACGCGACCGCAAGACGGATCAGGTCAAGTGGATGGCCAGTTCGGTTGATCTGGTTTTTGGCTCGAATTCACAGTTACGTGCCATCGCGGAAGTGTATGGCAGTGAAGACGCTGAGCAGAAGTTCGTCAACGATTTCGTAGCCGCCTGGACGAAGGTCATGAACCTGGACCGATTTGATCTGGACCGGTCACAGCAGAAAGCAGCAAAAGCGGTGGCCGTCGGCCAGCGCTGA
- a CDS encoding SGNH/GDSL hydrolase family protein → MTRLKHAFRFLTTLLMMLCVASTSTAQDNQGSTQSNRKEADLPHVLIIGDSISIGYTKPTIELLKDVANVERVKANCGDTKRGLQNLERWLGKTDWDVIHFNWGLHDLCYRHPDSKTQGHRDKVNGTISVPLAQYEKNLEALVKQLEKTGATLIWATTTPVPEGEAGRVVGDDLKYNEVATKIMKQHGIKINDLHQLASEFDAPHWAGPGNVHFKQAGSDKLAQQVAKEIKAALPVNSNHPN, encoded by the coding sequence ATGACTCGGCTGAAGCACGCTTTCAGATTTCTTACAACACTCCTCATGATGTTGTGTGTGGCTTCCACCAGTACAGCACAGGACAACCAAGGCTCAACACAGAGCAACAGAAAAGAGGCTGATCTACCACACGTTCTGATCATCGGCGACTCGATTTCCATCGGCTATACCAAACCAACCATCGAACTGCTTAAAGACGTGGCGAACGTAGAACGCGTGAAAGCCAATTGCGGCGATACGAAACGGGGGCTGCAGAATCTTGAGCGCTGGCTGGGAAAGACCGACTGGGACGTGATTCATTTCAACTGGGGTCTGCACGACCTCTGCTATCGGCACCCCGACTCAAAAACCCAGGGACACCGCGACAAAGTCAACGGCACGATTTCCGTGCCACTCGCGCAGTACGAGAAAAATCTGGAAGCACTGGTGAAGCAACTCGAAAAAACGGGAGCCACACTGATCTGGGCCACCACCACTCCGGTCCCGGAAGGAGAAGCAGGCCGCGTCGTCGGCGACGACTTAAAGTATAACGAGGTCGCAACAAAGATCATGAAACAGCACGGCATCAAAATCAACGATCTGCACCAACTCGCTTCCGAATTCGACGCGCCCCACTGGGCCGGCCCGGGAAATGTGCATTTTAAACAAGCAGGCTCCGACAAACTCGCACAACAGGTCGCAAAGGAAATCAAAGCCGCCCTGCCGGTAAACAGCAATCATCCAAACTGA
- a CDS encoding DUF1559 domain-containing protein — translation MQQISLTRKRGFTLIELLVVIAIIAILIALLLPAVQQAREAARRSTCKNNLKQIGIALHNYHDTHSVLPPGVLMFDDGSGDPDPDLGNWGWNTFLLPYIDQAPLYNQLTPNGANFPTSAAGSLIQTVVPILVCPSDASGGINTYVGFTNNEDGVGLGKSNYPGVSGSKGVDDDEWYDRSDDADERGIFNYNSSTRMRDITDGTSNTMASGERMWDGISIKDDDPGGSLSKGSVWAGRPYDGEKYATLLRTNDSDAFIPNGTNQASASSRHVGGAHFLFCDGAVRFISENVNRETYKFLGNMSDGEVIGEY, via the coding sequence ATGCAACAGATAAGTTTAACCCGCAAACGAGGCTTCACGCTCATCGAATTGCTGGTCGTTATTGCGATCATTGCAATTCTGATTGCGTTGCTGCTACCCGCCGTCCAGCAGGCGCGTGAAGCGGCGCGCCGTTCCACCTGCAAGAACAATCTTAAACAGATTGGTATCGCACTGCACAACTACCACGACACTCACAGTGTCTTACCGCCAGGCGTCCTGATGTTTGACGACGGTTCAGGCGACCCCGACCCCGATCTGGGTAACTGGGGCTGGAACACCTTCCTCCTCCCTTATATCGATCAGGCACCGCTCTATAATCAACTGACTCCCAACGGAGCGAATTTTCCCACAAGCGCTGCCGGCAGTCTGATTCAGACGGTCGTTCCTATACTGGTCTGCCCCTCCGATGCCAGTGGTGGCATCAATACCTACGTCGGATTCACCAATAATGAAGATGGTGTCGGGCTCGGCAAGTCGAACTATCCCGGCGTCAGCGGCAGTAAAGGCGTTGATGATGACGAGTGGTACGACCGCAGTGATGACGCAGACGAACGCGGCATTTTCAATTATAACAGTAGCACACGGATGCGCGACATCACCGATGGAACCAGCAACACGATGGCGTCGGGCGAACGGATGTGGGATGGAATTTCCATTAAAGACGATGATCCGGGCGGATCACTCAGCAAAGGTTCCGTCTGGGCCGGTCGTCCTTACGACGGCGAAAAGTACGCAACCCTGCTCCGCACCAACGACTCGGACGCGTTCATTCCCAATGGTACAAACCAGGCCAGCGCCAGCAGCCGTCACGTGGGCGGCGCACATTTTCTGTTTTGTGATGGTGCCGTCCGGTTCATCTCAGAAAACGTCAACCGCGAAACCTATAAGTTCCTGGGCAACATGTCCGACGGAGAGGTAATTGGCGAATACTGA